Proteins encoded in a region of the Hypomesus transpacificus isolate Combined female chromosome 17, fHypTra1, whole genome shotgun sequence genome:
- the otop2 gene encoding proton channel OTOP2 encodes MMTNGKECEEARRSNSQFRAPAGRNHRLPSLALSCGGTVRERGRNRGWILSGVISVNILILGCALVSASAFNNTAISSIELQIFLCILVICTTIWMLHYTIYTSRGDRAVLYKDSHAGPVWLRGGLVLFGICSLIMDIFKIANYVGFLHCDSAVKIIFPVVQALFILVQTYFLWLHAKDCVQLQRNITRCGLVLTLSTNLVLWMSAVTEESLHQTIVPEETNTTASPPHRLYRARGNEDVNCKCSHSACAIFESATYYLYPFNIEYSLFASAMAYVMWKNVGRMVDEHSPHEHRFHLKDVCLGPAAGMVLLVVGLATFVVYEVDVAKEDQGKRDMALMMHYLMNLVAVSLMSICSTVGCVIYRLDERDHVSGKNPTRSLDVVLLVGASMGQFTINYFTIVAVVASGAADYINILNLVTSLLTVIQLGLQNCFIIEGLHREPFGETHSAIAFLNVHVSQSHAEMSSPYSTDTDTKSRRVSTTHSLDVHAAPPQNTLTWKRRALKEVCAFLLLGNAILWIMPAFGARPQFDNTIGTEFYKFTLWAAVVNIGLPFGIFYRMHSVASLFEVFLLS; translated from the exons ATGATGACCAATGGAAAGGAGTGCGAGGAGGCCCGTCGTTCCAACAGCCAGTTTCGGGCACCGGCTGGTAGAAACCATCGCTTGCCTAGCCTCGCCCTTTCCTGCGGgggcacagtgagagagaggggccgtAACCGTGGATGGATCCTCTCTGGTGTCATCTCTGTCAACATTCTGATCCTAGGATGTGCTTTGGTCAGTGCCAGTGCCTTCAATAACACAGCCATCAGTAGCATTGAGCTGCAGATCTTCCTCTGCATCCTGGTCATCTGCACTACAATCTGGATGCTACACTATACAATCTACACATCCAGAGGAGATCGTGCGGTTCTCTATAAGGATAGCCATGCCGGGCCGGTTTGGCTGAGGG GTGGACTGGTGCTTTTTGGAATCTGCAGTCTTATAATGGACATTTTTAAGATTGCCAACTATGTAGGCTTTCTTCATTGTGACTCTGCTGTCAAGATCATCTTTCCTGTTGTGCAGGCTTTATTCATACTTGTCCAG ACATACTTCCTTTGGCTCCATGCCAAAGATTGTGTCCAGCTACAAAGGAACATAACACG TTGTGGGCTGGTGTTGACCCTTTCTACCAACCTAGTGCTGTGGATGTCAGCAGTCACTGAAGAGTCCCTCCATCAAACTATTGTCCCAGAGGAAACTAACACCACAGCATCTCCCCCTCACCGCCTGTACAGAG CCCGGGGCAATGAAGATGTGAACTGTAAGTGTAGTCATTCTGCTTGCGCCATCTTTGAATCAGCCACCTACTACTTGTACCCCTTCAACATTGAGTACAGTCTGTTTGCCTCTGCTATGGCCTACGTCATGTGGAAGAATGTGGGCCGTATGGTGGACGAGCACAGCCCCCACGAGCACCGCTTCCACCTCAAAGACGTGTGTCTGGGACCCGCGGCAGGCATGGTGCTGTTGGTGGTAGGCCTGGCAACGTTTGTAGTGTACGAGGTGGATGTGGCGAAAGAGGACCAAGGGAAGAGAGACATGGCGCTGATGATGCACTACCTGATGAACCTGGTGGCCGTGAGCCTCATGTCCATCTGTTCTACGGTTGGCTGTGTCATCTACAGGCTGGACGAGAGGGACCACGTGTCAGGAAAGAACCCCACACGCAGCCTCGacgtggtgctgctggtgggggCCTCCATGGGCCAGTTCACCATCAACTACTTCACCATTGTGGCTGTGGTAGCGTCTGGTGCTGCTGACTACATCAATATCCTAAATCTGGTCACCTCACTACTGACTGTGATCCAGCTGGGCCTCCAGAATTGCTTCATCATTGAGGGTCTCCACCGCGAGCCATTTGGGGAGACCCACTCTGCGATTGCGTTCTTGAATGTGCATGTCTCGCAGTCCCATGCAGAGATGAGCAGCCCCTACAGCACAGACACGGACACCAAGTCTAGACGAGTCTCTACAACCCACAGTCTGGATGTCCATGCCGCTCCACCACAGAATACGCTTACCTGGAAGAGAAGGGCCCTAAAGGAAGTCTGTGCCTTTCTACTGCTGGGCAACGCTATT CTCTGGATCATGCCGGCATTTGGTGCTCGTCCCCAGTTTGACAACACCATTGGGACAGAGTTCTACAAGTTCACCCTATGGGCTGCTGTTGTGAATATTGGACTCCCCTTTGGAATATTTTACAGAATGCACTCAGTTGCCAGTCTCTTTGAAGTATTCCTGCTCTCCTAA